The following proteins come from a genomic window of Neofelis nebulosa isolate mNeoNeb1 chromosome 5, mNeoNeb1.pri, whole genome shotgun sequence:
- the LOC131512505 gene encoding cytochrome c oxidase copper chaperone — protein sequence MPGLAAASPAPAESQEKKPLKPCCACPETKKARDACIIEKGEEHCGHLIEAHKECMRALGFKI from the exons ATGCCAGGTCTGGCGGCCGCAAGCCCTGCCCCGGCTGAGTCACAGGAGAAGAAGCCGCTGAAGCCCTGCTGCGCCTGTCCGGAGACCAAGAAGGCGCGCGATGCTTG CATCATTGAGAAAGGAGAAGAGCACTGTGGACACCTAATTGAGGCCCACAAGGAATGCATGAGAGCCCTAGGATTTAAGATATGA